The Tamandua tetradactyla isolate mTamTet1 chromosome 23, mTamTet1.pri, whole genome shotgun sequence genomic interval GCTCTTGAGAGAGTAAATGCCCCTTGGGACCCAATGAGGCCCCACTCCTGCAGCCCCCAGTTCTCTGACTTGCCCCACCTGGGGAGAGCAAAAAGGCTTTGAATAAGAAAAACCCAAGAGACACACTTTGGCAATGGCAGAAAGAGTGTTTACTTGATCCCAGAAATCTTTTGTTGCTTTCCCCCCAGAGGGCAGCAGGAGACCATGAGTCTGCTAGCCTGTTCACTTTTTCTTGGGCTCCTTACAGGCCACCACGTACCGCTGGGCCACATTGAGGGGAGGGGAGTAGCCATCTGCATAGGAGGTGTCTTCAAACAGGACCGAATAGTCATCCTGGGGCTGTGGCAAAGGGGCAGAGGAGAGGGGGTTAGTCAGAGGCTCTGAGGCAAGGCCTCCCCACCTCTGAGATGCCACCCCACCCAAGACCCCTAAGAACCTCCAGTCCATGGATcctcagcctctcctctgtcctcACCTTTCATTCTCTGGAACCAAGAAGTCTAGATGTTTGACCCCAGTCCCTGCTGCCACAGAGCCCTTTTCTCAGCAACAAAGGGCCAACAGCAGGGGACAAAGAGCAGGGAAAAGGTAAACTCATGACCTAGAGGACCAGGCTGTAACTGGAGGGCCTTGTGGCTAATTCTGGGTTAAGGGGACAAGGACAGCCTAGAGGCATCAGGCAGGGGTCCtggaggaagaggggagaagagCCTTTCAACTGCCACTGGGGAACATGTGACCAGGTGCCAGCAGTGGCATTCACAGCAGAAGGGAAAGCAGCCTCAGGTAAGTACAGGGCAGAGTAAGGAGCTGTGAGGAAGGGTCATGGGGACGGGGCATCCTTCTCAGGATTTTTTCATGTTAATGCAAAAATAAGGGTGGCCTTAAGAACTCATCAGGCCCAGGCCACTCAGGGCTTTTCAAGACTCCAGAGGCTGGAAAGAGCAGGGTCAGCCAGGCTATTCTAGAGGACAAGGCTGAAGGGACCAAAGAGGGAGGTCAATATGGAGGTCCCTTCTAGCTCAAAGTCTAAgatgaggagaagagaggaagtgGAAGAATGGCAATCCCATGACTCTGTCTGGGTCTTACCCGTTGTGGGGGTGTATGGATCAGGGCACGGTAGAAGCAGGTGGTCTGGGGATACAAGGCCAGCACGAGCTGCTCCTTCTGGAAGAGAGCTTCAGGGTCCGTCTCAGGGTTGGCCTTCCACTGGGGCAGGGGGATGATGCGCCGCCGGCTCAGGGTGTGTCTCCTGGAGGAGGGTGCCTATGTCAACCCCTAGCCAGTGGGAGAATTCCTTCCCAGCAGCTTGGCTGTGCCCCAGGTTTCGGTTACCCCTTCCTGGCCCAGACACTCACTCTTTGCCTTCTTCGTCAATGTCATCCACTTCATACCTGCGGGAGGAAAGGAAAACCCTGGATGCAGTCAGGGGGCACAGTCCAGGTTGGGGAGTGAGTGGGATGAGGGCAAGTAGCTGAAGGAGCCCAGTGTTTTGTTGCCATTCCCAAAGGCAGCCTCTGGAAAGCTTTCCTCCCCTTTTGCAGATAGGCACAAAGTAGCAGTCCACACAGGAGTGGGACCGGGAGAGCCAGGTGCTAGATGTCCACTCACTTGTTGGTGGCGTGGCTGTAACTGACTACCTCGGCTAGGATCCATTGCTCGTCCCCATCTACAGCCTTCACCCGTGCAGCCACCTTGTCTCCAGGTTTGGCCACATAGTCCCCTGAGGCTGGAATGGCCCCACAGAGGGGTGGGGGCCTGGAGGGGAATAAATTGTTAGTCCCAGTCCTTGGCACCAGCCCCTCCCTGGCCACCCACCCCTACCTCAGGTGAGGTTGGCCATGCCCCACCGGGACCTGCCCGCACTTGTCACCAGGCTTCCCGATCCACAGAGGCAAGGTCATGGCTGACTGCTGCAGTAAGGTCATCAGCACCCCTCTGCGCATGGTCTTCCGGGGGGGCTCCGAGTCATTGTACAGGCCTGCAATCTTGGCCGCTGTGGAAAAGAAGAGCATTACTCTGTGCTCCGTGACAGGCATGGTGCACAGCCCAGAGCCCTAGTTCCTGAGCATGAGCTTCTCTCTTACTTTAGATGGCCAAGGTCAAAGATAGGACCAAGCTAAACAGATCAGTTATACTACTCAGGACCCGGGATACCCTTGGGGGGAAGGAACTAGAAGGGGGAGCAAGGGGGGCTTCTGGtcatgttctgtttcttgatctgggtaCTGGTGACAGGATGTGTTTAGTTAGGGTACAGAAAAAGTCATTGAGCTGTACCCTTGTGTAATCTATTAATGTAGCTTGCTATTCAAaactcaattaaaacaaaaacaaccatgGAATGTGGCACCCTGCCCACCTCAATCATAGTTTGGCACTGAGGCCATTTGATGCACGGGGAGTCTGCTGGCCTTGGatttgggaggggcaggggcaggatcGTCAGGACTGCAGAGCCAGCCCCACCCAGCACAGCCCCCTCCTGAAAAGCTGCCAGAAGACACATGGGTTGTGGCTATGCCAAAAACCCAGCCAGGTTCTCACCACTGCAAGGACTGTGGGTGGGGAGAGAGGTCCTACCAGTGCAGAAGAGAGGAAACTGGGAAGGGACAGTGGCTCTCTAGGGGGATACAGAGAATCCTGCCCGTGAGCTAGGAAGGCTTCATCGCTGTAGCTGAGGTGAAGGCCCCCCATGGGGCACTGTGATTGCTGCTCTCAGGAGCCCTCACTGTGCCTGGTCCAGGGTTGCTGGAACCCTCCTCTCCAACTCACCAATCCGCCTCTCTTCCAACAGAGACTTGATTTCAGCAATCTTATCTAGGGCTTTCCGAAGGATGCTGAgcatggggagaaaggagaaaagagggcTGGTTACAATAGATAGCACTGACTTCCTTTTCTTCTAAGAGCAGGCAGGGTTATTTGGACCAACCCTATGGCCAAAAAACTTAACCCCTAAATAAGTGTTCTTTaattaaaagtagaaaagaactGATAAGGCTGTAAGGAAGTGGCAGGCCAAAAATCCTGAGAAAGCAGGACCCTAGAAGGAAATCAGCTGAGGGCATTCGTCAAACATGGAGGAAGTGTAGCTGCAGTGCTGCCTGCCTCCAAATGGAGACAAGGGGGAAAGAAGTTAAAACCTGGGATCTGCCTAAGGTGGGACATGTGAAAGGAGACACACACCCCAGAGGACTATTGGGGGGAATTGTCTTGGCTCAAAGCAGGGTTGGAAGGAGGACATTCATCTCTGAAAGGCTGTACCACAGGCAAAGGCCTGTGAGCATGACTTGCAACCCCAGGACACCTCCATGAATTTAGTTTACTGGGCCCCCAAAACTGGTAGAAGTAAACAGTTCCTTTCTGTAGAAAAGTCCCTTTATCTT includes:
- the SGF29 gene encoding SAGA-associated factor 29 isoform X3, with amino-acid sequence MALVSADSRIAELLTELHQLIKQTQEERSRSEHNLVNIQKTHERMQTENKISPYYRTKLRGLYTTAKADAEAECNILRKALDKIAEIKSLLEERRIAAKIAGLYNDSEPPRKTMRRGVLMTLLQQSAMTLPLWIGKPGDKCGPPPLCGAIPASGDYVAKPGDKVAARVKAVDGDEQWILAEVVSYSHATNKYEVDDIDEEGKERHTLSRRRIIPLPQWKANPETDPEALFQKEQLVLALYPQTTCFYRALIHTPPQRPQDDYSVLFEDTSYADGYSPPLNVAQRYVVACKEPKKK
- the SGF29 gene encoding SAGA-associated factor 29 isoform X2, which produces MCPSYTMALVSADSRIAELLTELHQLIKQTQEERSRSEHNLVNIQKTHERMQTENKISPYYRTKLRGLYTTAKADAEAECNILRKALDKIAEIKSLLEERRIAAKIAGLYNDSEPPRKTMRRGVLMTLLQQSAMTLPLWIGKPGDKPPPLCGAIPASGDYVAKPGDKVAARVKAVDGDEQWILAEVVSYSHATNKYEVDDIDEEGKERHTLSRRRIIPLPQWKANPETDPEALFQKEQLVLALYPQTTCFYRALIHTPPQRPQDDYSVLFEDTSYADGYSPPLNVAQRYVVACKEPKKK
- the SGF29 gene encoding SAGA-associated factor 29 isoform X1: MCPSYTMALVSADSRIAELLTELHQLIKQTQEERSRSEHNLVNIQKTHERMQTENKISPYYRTKLRGLYTTAKADAEAECNILRKALDKIAEIKSLLEERRIAAKIAGLYNDSEPPRKTMRRGVLMTLLQQSAMTLPLWIGKPGDKCGPPPLCGAIPASGDYVAKPGDKVAARVKAVDGDEQWILAEVVSYSHATNKYEVDDIDEEGKERHTLSRRRIIPLPQWKANPETDPEALFQKEQLVLALYPQTTCFYRALIHTPPQRPQDDYSVLFEDTSYADGYSPPLNVAQRYVVACKEPKKK